A portion of the Suricata suricatta isolate VVHF042 chromosome 11, meerkat_22Aug2017_6uvM2_HiC, whole genome shotgun sequence genome contains these proteins:
- the COMMD9 gene encoding COMM domain-containing protein 9, which produces MAALTAEDFAALQSLLKASSKDVVRQLCQESFSSSAVDSKKLLDITCSSLSVTQEEAEQLLRALHRLTRLAVFRDLSSAEAILALFPENFHQNLKNLLTKIILEHVSTWRTEAQANQISLPRLVDLDWRVDIKTSSDSISRMAVPTCLLQMKIREDPSLCGDKPSVSAVTVELSKETLDTMLDGLGRIRDQLSAVANK; this is translated from the exons ATGGCTGCGTTGACAGCGGAGGACTTCGCCGCGCTCCAGAGCCTGCTGAAG GCCTCCTCAAAAGATGTTGTCAGACAGCTGTGCCAAGAGAGCTTTTCCAGTTCAGCCGTTGACTCAAAAAAACTCTTGGATATTACATGTTCCAGCTTGTCTGTGACCCAGGAGGAAGCAGAGCAA CTGCTCCGGGCCCTGCACCGCCTCACCAGGCTGGCCGTGTTCCGTGACCTGTCCTCTGCCGAGGCGATTCTGGCTCTCTTCCCTGAGAATTTCCACCAAAACCTCAAAAACCTGCTGACGAAAATCATCCTAGAACATGT CTCCACTTGGCGAACGGAAGCGCAAGCAAATCAGA TCTCCCTGCCACGCCTGGTCGACCTGGACTGGAGGGTGGACATCAAAACCTCCTCTGACAGCATCAGCCGCATGGCCGTCCCCACCTGCCTGCTCCAGATGAAG ATCCGGGAAGACCCTAGTCTGTGTGGAGACAAGCCCTCCGTCTCGGCCGTCACCGTGGAACTGAGTAAGGAAACGCTGGACACCATGCTAGACGGGCTGGGCCGCATCCGAGACCAGCTTTCCGCCGTGGCCAACAAATGA